In a genomic window of Fusobacterium sp.:
- the mgsA gene encoding methylglyoxal synthase, giving the protein MERIALIAHDNMKDEIVTFVKENLDFFKNFELVATGTTGKRIAEATGLNIHRYQSGPIGGDQQIGADIALNKIKAVFFLRDPLTAQPHEPDISALIRLADVHKIPIATNLSTAQLLVIALKK; this is encoded by the coding sequence ATGGAAAGAATCGCTCTTATAGCCCATGATAATATGAAAGATGAAATAGTTACTTTTGTAAAAGAAAACCTTGATTTTTTTAAAAACTTTGAATTAGTAGCCACTGGAACAACTGGAAAAAGAATAGCAGAAGCAACTGGATTAAATATACATAGATATCAATCTGGTCCAATAGGAGGGGATCAGCAAATTGGTGCTGATATTGCCCTTAACAAAATTAAGGCTGTATTCTTCTTAAGAGACCCCCTTACAGCCCAACCTCATGAACCAGATATTTCTGCCCTTATCAGACTTGCTGATGTACATAAAATTCCTATTGCTACTAATCTTTCTACTGCTCAATTACTAGTAATAGCTTTAAAAAAATGA